ACACGCGAGACGCCTTCCACTCCGACGGCGATATTCGGGCCTTCGACCCCTTCACCCAGGGGCACGCCGTGAGCACGTCCGCGTTCGCCACGGTCGCGATGGGGCTGGTTCCCGGCGTCGACGCATGGGTGCAGGTGCCCTTCCAGCGTCTGCGGTTCGACGACCTGGGCGGCGACCGGCTGCGCACGGGCATTGGCGACACGCGCTTCTACCTGCGCATACAGCCAGGCCGCTACTTGGGCAGCGGGTTCCCCCTGGCGATCCGGGGTGGCGCGAAGGTGCCCGTGGGCGATTTCGCCGTGGACGCCGAGATCATTCCGCTCGGGGACGGTCAGCGAGACTGGGAGCTGGTCCTCGAGCTGGGCCACTCGTTCTATCCCGTGCCCGCGTATGTGAGCGCCTGGATCGGCCACCGCTGGCGGGAACAGAACCTGGAGTCGCGGAGGGACTTCGGCGACGAAGTGTTCTTTCTGCTTTCCGGGGGAATCGAATTCGGACGCCTGGGGACGAGCCTCATCGCCGAGGGCTGGGACGGAGGGGTCCCGGTCATCGAAGGGCTCTCGATCGCGACGGCATCCCGCTCCATGGTGCGCCTCACGCCCGCCCTGAGCTACCGGCTGGGAGCTGGCTCGGCGAAGGCCGGAGTCCAGATTCCTCTGCGCGGCACCAACCTGCCGGCTGGCAACACGCTGGTGATCGGCTATTTTGTGAGGTTGCGGGCGGAGACCTGACCCCGTCGAGCCCTTACTCCTGACATAGCGCGGCACGATACGCCATGAACCAATCGAGACAAGCCCCGGTCCTCCATCGCGGACTCGCTCTGACGGTCCTCACGCTCTCGCTCCTGGCTTCGCCGGGATACGGGCAGTGGATCGAACCCGAGGGCCAGGGGTGGGCCTCGTTCGCCATGTACTATCTCGACACCCGGGAACAGTTCAGCCCCACGGGCGAGGTCCGCAACTTCCTTCTGGATGGTCACGCGCAGACCGCTTCCTCTTTCCTGACGGTCGCGATGGGAATCGCCCCCGGCGTGGACATCTGGGTGCAGCCGTCCTACCACCGCCTCGAGTACGCCGACCTTGTAGGCACCCGTATTTCGTGGGGGTTTGGCGATACCCGCGTGTACGTGCGCACGGCTCCGCTGCGGCTTCTGGGCAGCGACTTCCCGTTTGCGATCCGCGCGGGCACCAAGCTGCCCACCGACTTCGAGTCGGGCACCGAGCTCATCCCGCTGGGTGACGGCCAGCGCGACTGGGAAGTGCTGGCGGAGGTGGGGCATTCCTTCTGGCCCCGGTCCTTCTACCTGCAGGCGTGGGCCGGATACCGGTGGCGCGAGGTGAAGGAGGACGGAGGCGACTTCGGTGACGAGCGTTTCTTCAACGTGAGCCTGGGCGGTGGCGGCGAGCCGCTCGGCTTCAAGATCCAGTTCGAGGGGTGGTACGGCGGGGTTCCCAGCTTCGGAGGACTCACGGGGGAGGGACAGGAGCGCCAGATGGTGCGGCTCTACCCCTCGCTGCTGGTGACCGCGGGTCCCGGGCAGGTGGAACTGGGTTCACGGCTGCCGCTGTCGGGCCAGAACCTCGCCACCGGCCCCGAGATCGTGGTCGGCTACTTCACCCGCCTCTCCCTGTAGGGCATCCGTTTCTTCGCGGAGAGCCGGTTCGCGCGGATCCCGAGGATCTGGCCGGAGTCCAGGGTTTGAGTTGAACTAGCTCACGCGAGTCAGCAACTCCGGGTCATAGAGATCCGCCACAAACTCCCCGTACCCGTTGAAGAGCTCCGTCGGCTGGGGTGTGTTGCTGGGCAGATGCCGCTCCGTCGCCTGTGACCACGGGGTTCCGACGTCCGGATTGACGTTGGAGTAGAAGCCGTACTGGTTCGGCGCGTAGTCCGACCAGAACGTCGCCGGTTGCGTCTCCGTGAACTCCACCTCCAGGAAGGCCTTCGCGCTCTTGTAGCCGTACTTCCAGGGAAGCGCGAGCCTGAGCGGGGCCCCGTTCTGCTTGGGCAGGGGCTCCTCGTAGGCGCCCGTCACCACGAAGGCGAGGTCGTTCATGGCCTCATCGAGCCGCAACGCCTCGTAGTACGGCCACGGCCAATGTGAACCGCTTTCCTGTCCGACCGCCTCTTCGGGCCGGTGGAAGCTCCGGAAGGCGACGTAGTTGGCCGATGACTGGGGCTCGGCGAGTTCGATCAGCTTGCGCAGGGGATAACCGCTCCAGGGGACGGCGATCGACCAGGTCTCGACGCAGCGCAGGCGATAGAGCCGCTCCTCGATGCCGAACATGCGCTCGAGCGCGTCGATGTCCCAGGTGGCGGGAGCATTGCACAGTCCGGAGAAGGTCACCGTCCAAGGACGGACCCGGAACGGGCCGGTCAGCCTCCACATGTTTCCGGCCCTTTGCAGGAACTCGTAGTAGTTGTTGTACGTGGACGCGACGCCGCGGTCGGTGATCGCTCGCGAGCCCAGCGTATAGGTGATATTGCGCTCCGCCGGATACAGGTCGGCATTGGGGGATGCGCAGATGGTGTGCAACGGGTCTCTCGGCGGATCGTCGTCGCACGTGGGCGGGTTGGCATCCGGCGGGGTTACGGGCTGAGTGGGATCCGCGGGATCCGGCGGCGGATCCGGCTCGACGGGATCTTCTTCGTTCGCGATGAACTTGGAACCGCACGCCGCCGACCCGAGCGCGGCCATCCCGAGACCCAGTGCGCGCACGAATTCGCGACGCCGGAGATACACCCCGTGGGGTGTCGCCTCGGATTCCGGGATTCGCCACCCGGGCGGAATAATGATGTTCGCCATGGCTTTTTCTCGTACCTCTTGTTGCGGACAGGGCCGCGGGATGTATGGGGATACCCCGCCCCCGTCACCGTTCTACGGCTCCGCGGGTTGGCAAGGTCCCGGTGTCGGAATCTGCAAGCCGGCGTCCACCGTGAAGCGCTGGCGCACGACCGACCCGAAGACACCCGTACCGTCCCCGTGGAGACTGGGAACGCGAACGATGCCCGACGGGTTGAAGGCGCCGCGCCGCACCCAGTTGATGTAGTTGCGGTCGGCGGCCGCGATCACGACTTCCGCCTGGGTTCCGAAAGGTAGTCCCTCCTGCAGGACCAGAGCCAGATCACGCCCGAGGTTGGGGCGATCGAAAAGGCCGAATTCCGAAGGGAACACGATGGTGGTATCCGCTTCCGATACGGACAGTCCCACCAGGAGCAATGGGTCTTCCTCCACTTCGATGTTCGAGTCCTCGAGCGCCGCGGTGAGGTTGATGATCTGCGTCTCGGAAATGT
This genomic stretch from Gammaproteobacteria bacterium harbors:
- the msrP gene encoding protein-methionine-sulfoxide reductase catalytic subunit MsrP, with the protein product MANIIIPPGWRIPESEATPHGVYLRRREFVRALGLGMAALGSAACGSKFIANEEDPVEPDPPPDPADPTQPVTPPDANPPTCDDDPPRDPLHTICASPNADLYPAERNITYTLGSRAITDRGVASTYNNYYEFLQRAGNMWRLTGPFRVRPWTVTFSGLCNAPATWDIDALERMFGIEERLYRLRCVETWSIAVPWSGYPLRKLIELAEPQSSANYVAFRSFHRPEEAVGQESGSHWPWPYYEALRLDEAMNDLAFVVTGAYEEPLPKQNGAPLRLALPWKYGYKSAKAFLEVEFTETQPATFWSDYAPNQYGFYSNVNPDVGTPWSQATERHLPSNTPQPTELFNGYGEFVADLYDPELLTRVS